From the Cucumis sativus cultivar 9930 chromosome 5, Cucumber_9930_V3, whole genome shotgun sequence genome, the window attttcaaattttataatgcacatttattttatattatataaatataataaaaacggCCAAATTTGTAGGCTACGAATTCAAAATCAGACGTTAATGGGTTTTACGGTTCCCACTTCCCACAGTACCGTTGATGTTCGTGGAGCTCAAAGAACCCTAACCACAAccctttcttcattttcttcattccaaATCCCAATATGTCCAAAATCTCCTCcacatttcttcttcatttcatcCATAAACGTTTTCTCAATACCATTTCTACTTCTGCACTGCCTTCACCCTCTGTTTCTACCATCCAATTCCTCACTAATTCATGTTCCCTTTCTTCAGAATCTCCTACTTCCAAAGGTCGAAAGCTCCAATTCGATGAAAAACACATCCAGCAGTACGAAGCCATTATCGGTTTCTTCAAATCATATGGGTTCGAGAATCCACAGATCGCCAATTTGGTTTCGAGGCGACCTTCGATCCTTCAATCCAGAGTATCCACCAATCTGAAGCCTAAATTTGAGTTCCTCCAGGAAATCGGGTTCGTCGGTCCTTTACTTCATAAGCTAATTCTTAAAAGCCCTACGATTCTTGTAACGAGCTTGGAATTTCAGTTGAAAccgtcattttttttcataaaggAAATGCTTGAACCAGATGAAAAGGTAACTGCTGCTATTTGTCGTTCTCCAAAGCTTATAACTTCTAATTATAAGGGTGAATTGGAATCCATCGTTGACGTTTTGGTCAGTGAAGGAGTACCTTCTAAGAATATAGCCAGAATGATTGCATATAAGCCTGCAACTATTATGCATAAGGTTGATAGAATGATTGATGTAGTGAAAAGGGTTAAAGAATTAGGCTTTGAACCAAAGGCTCGCATGTTTGTTTA encodes:
- the LOC116403948 gene encoding transcription termination factor MTERF5, chloroplastic-like, with amino-acid sequence MSKISSTFLLHFIHKRFLNTISTSALPSPSVSTIQFLTNSCSLSSESPTSKGRKLQFDEKHIQQYEAIIGFFKSYGFENPQIANLVSRRPSILQSRVSTNLKPKFEFLQEIGFVGPLLHKLILKSPTILVTSLEFQLKPSFFFIKEMLEPDEKVTAAICRSPKLITSNYKGELESIVDVLVSEGVPSKNIARMIAYKPATIMHKVDRMIDVVKRVKELGFEPKARMFVYAVLARISMSDSTWKRKINVLKSLGWSEKEILTAFKKDPNYLSCSEDKMRDVADFCFNTAKLDPGTVICYPKFFKFSVDKRLQPRYKVIEVLKVKNLLKNKKIAWLLLEREREFVEKYIVKHLDEIPNLMDIYKGNVETEAETKSVV